From Fusobacterium varium:
GAGATAGAAAAATTTAAGAAAACAAGAGATGAAAAACTAAAAACAATATATAAAAATCTGAGTTCATGGGATAAAGTCTTTGTAGCAAGACATCCAGAAAGACCATATACGCTGGATTATATAGAGAATATGACTACAGACTTTCTAGAGCTTCATGGAGATAGATTATTCAAGGATGATCCTGCAATAGTTGGAGGTTTTTGTAAAATTGATGGTAAGAAAGTATTAATAGTTGGACATCAAAAAGGAAGAACTACTGATGAAAAAATTTACAGAAACTTTGGAATGGCTAATCCTGAAGGCTATAGAAAAGCTTTAAGACTTTTTAAAATGGCTGAAAGATTTTCAATTCCTATTTTAACATTTATTGATACTCCAGGAGCATATCCAGGATTAGAAGCTGAAGAACATGGACAGGGAGAAGCTATTGCCAGAAATCTTATGGAAATGAGTGGACTTAAAGTTCCAGTTATTTCTGTAGTTATTGGAGAAGGTGGAAGTGGAGGAGCACTTGGACTTGGAGTTTCAGATAAAATATTTATGCTGGAAAATTCAGTATATTCAGTTATTTCACCAGAAGGATGTGCAGCAATATTATACAAAGATGCTTCAAGAGCTGAAGAAGCAGCAGAAAGTTTAAAAATATCTGCTCAAAGTTTATTCAGACTTGGAGTTATTGATGGTATCATAGAAGAACCTTTAGGAGGAGCTCACAGAGATCATAAATGTATAGCTCTTAACCTAAAAAATATCATTTTATCATCATTTTCTGAATTAGAAAAAATATCAGTGGAAGAACTAGTAGAAAATAGATATAATAAGTTTAGAAAGATGGGTTCTTTTATTGGGACTGAGATTTAAAGGAGATTGATATATAATGAAAAAAATAGCAATATTGACAAGTGGTGGAGATTCTCCTGGAATGAATGCCGCTATCAGATCTGCAGCTAAAATAGCAATGAGTAAAGGAATAAAAGTATATGGGATTCAAAGAGGATATTTAGGAATGCTTAATGATGAAATTTTTCCGATGGATGATCGTTTTGTATCTGGAATAATAGACAGAGGAGGAACTCGTTTATTAACAGCAAGATGTCTTGAATTCAAAGACCCTAAATTCAGAGCTATTGCAGCACATAATCTTAAAAAAAGAGAGATAGAAGGAATAGTTGTAATTGGAGGAGATGGATCTTATCGTGGAGCTGATGCACTTTCTAAAGAACATGGTATAAAAGTAGTTGGAATACCTGGTACAATAGATAATGACATCAAAGGAACTGATTTTACCCTTGGATTTGATACATGTCTTAATACTATTCTTGATGCTATATCAAAAATAAGAGATACAGCTACTTCTCATGAAAGAACTATTCTTATAGAAGTAATGGGAAGACATGCAGGTGATTTAGCTCTTCAGGCTTGTATTGCTGGTGGAGGAGATGGAGTTCTTATTCCTGAAATGGATAATCCTATTGAACTTCTTGCTCTGCAAATAAAAGAAAGAAGAAAACATGGAAAACTTCATGATATAGTTTTGGTTGCTGAAGGTGTAGGAAAAGTACAAGATATAGAAGCAGCTTTAAAAGAGAGAATAACTACAGAAGTAAGAAGTGTAGTACTTGGACATGTTCAAAGAGGAGGAACACCATCTGGATTTGATAGAATGCTGGCTACAAGAATGGGAGCAAAAGCTATTGAAATTCTTGAAAATGATGAAGGTGGAGTAATGGTAGGACTTGAAAATAATAAACTTGTTACTCATCCGATATCTTATGCATGGGATGGAGAAAGAAATTATTCTATAAATGATGATTATGAATTAGCTTTAACTTTGGCAAAATAATTTAATGGTATTGAAAATTTTTTAATATTATTATAAAATATAAGAGTAGGATAAAATTCCGATCTTTAGGGAGGGAAATATGGATAGTGTATTAGAACTTGTAAGAAAAACTAGAAGAAAAAATAAAATAAAAAGAGAAATTGAAGATAATGATAGAAAAATAAGAGATAATAGAAAAAGAGTAGAACTTCTTCTAAATCTTAAAGAGTATCTTAAACCTGAAATGAGTTATGAAGAAATAATGGATATTGTAGAAAATATGCAGTCTGATTATGAAGATAGAGTAGATGATTATATCATAAAAAATGCAGAGTTAGGAAAAGAAAGAAGAGATATTAATAAAACTATAAAAGATTTAAAAAAATCTTTTAAAGAAACTGCAACAAATAATTAATTTAAAGGAAAGCTGGATAACTCCAGCTTTTTTTGTAAGGAGAGGTATTTATGGCAACTAAAAGTTTGGAAAGATTGATTGATGAATTTAATAAACTTCCTGGAATAGGAAGAAAAAGTGCAACAAGGCTAGCTTTCCATATTCTTGAAATGAGTGAAGAACAGGTAGAAAAATTTTCTGAAGCTATGAAGGAAGTTAAAAAAACTATAAAAAAATGTCCTGTATGTGGAGATTTTTGTGAAAATGATCTATGCAATATATGTGCAGATGAAACAAGAGATAAAGATATAGTATGTGTAGTGGAAGACAGCAGAGATATAATATCTTTTGAAAAAACAGGAAAATACAATGGAACTTATCATGTATTGAATGGGAAAATAGCCCCCTTGAATGGGATGACACCAGACAGACTCAATATAAAGTCTCTTTTGGAGAGAGTAGCAGCAACAGATATAAATGAGATTATACTTGCACTTAATCCTGACTTGGAAGGAGAAACAACTTCTCTTTATTTAACAAAATTATTGAAACCATTTGGAGTGAAAATAACTAAAATAGCAAGTGGTATTCCAATAGGGGGAAATATTGAGTTTGCAGATACAGCAACTATTTCTAAAGCTTTAGATGGAAGGCATGAAGTTTAGAGGAGGAAAAATGACAGAAACACCTAGAGGAAATAGAATACATATAGCTATATTTGGAAGAACCAATGCAGGAAAATCAAGTTTGATAAATTGTATAACTAATCAAAAAATTTCACTTGTATCTGAGATGAAAGGGACTACTACAGACCCTGTGTATAAGGCTATGGAGCTTTTGCCGATAGGACCTGTAGTATTTATAGATACAGCAGGAATAGATGATACAAGTGCCATTGGGGCTCTCAGAATAGAAAAGACCATAGAGATTTTGGATAAGATGGATATAGCTGTTTTTGTAGTAGCAGCAGAAACAATTTTAGAAAATCAGACTCTTTCTTTTGAACAAGAGTGGATAGAAAAAATAAAAGCTAAAAAAAAGCCAGTTATTGCTGTTTTAAACAAAGTAGATATAATCAGTGAAAAAGAAAAATTTGAAAATAGAATAGCAGAAGCAGAAAAAAGATTAGAGTTGAATTTTATTCAAATCAGTAGTGAAAATGGAGTGAATATAGACAGATTAAAAAAAGAGATAATAGAAAAATCTCCTAAATTTATTGAAGGAGAAACTCTTATTGGAGATAAAATAAAAACAGGAGATAAAATTCTTCTTGTAGCTCCGCAGGATATTCAGGCTCCTAAAGGGAGGCTTATACTTCCACAAGTACAGGTATTAAGAGATATACTAGATTTTGGTGGTATTCCTGTAATGACTACATTAGGTCAATTAGATGAGGCTTTAAAAATATTTGATGGAAAACCAGACCTTGTTATAACAGATTCACAAGTATTTAAAATGGTTGATGAAAAATTAGACAGAAGTATTCCATTGACTTCTTTTTCAATAATAATGGCAAGATCAAAAGGGGATTTAAAAACTCTTTATGCAGGTGCTAAAAAGATAAATGAATTAAAATCTGGTGATAAGGTATTAATAGCTGAAGCATGTACACATCACCAGCTGAAAGGTGATATAGCAAGAGAGAAAATACCTATGCTTCTCAAGAAAAAAATACCAGGAATAATTATAGAAAACTGTTCAGGAAAGGATTTTCCAAAAGATTTAGAAAAGTATTCCCTAGTTATACACTGTGGTTCATGTATGCTTAATAGAGCTGAAACTATGAGCAGAATAGAAAGATGTTCTGAGATAACCAACTTTGGACTTATTATAGCAGAACTTACTGGTATATTAGATAGAGTAGTTGAAATATTTGAACTTAAGAGGTAAAAGGTGGCTAAAAA
This genomic window contains:
- the accA gene encoding acetyl-CoA carboxylase carboxyltransferase subunit alpha, producing MEFEFEKEITEIEKKIEELQKFSEEKGIDLSGEIEKFKKTRDEKLKTIYKNLSSWDKVFVARHPERPYTLDYIENMTTDFLELHGDRLFKDDPAIVGGFCKIDGKKVLIVGHQKGRTTDEKIYRNFGMANPEGYRKALRLFKMAERFSIPILTFIDTPGAYPGLEAEEHGQGEAIARNLMEMSGLKVPVISVVIGEGGSGGALGLGVSDKIFMLENSVYSVISPEGCAAILYKDASRAEEAAESLKISAQSLFRLGVIDGIIEEPLGGAHRDHKCIALNLKNIILSSFSELEKISVEELVENRYNKFRKMGSFIGTEI
- the pfkA gene encoding 6-phosphofructokinase, translating into MKKIAILTSGGDSPGMNAAIRSAAKIAMSKGIKVYGIQRGYLGMLNDEIFPMDDRFVSGIIDRGGTRLLTARCLEFKDPKFRAIAAHNLKKREIEGIVVIGGDGSYRGADALSKEHGIKVVGIPGTIDNDIKGTDFTLGFDTCLNTILDAISKIRDTATSHERTILIEVMGRHAGDLALQACIAGGGDGVLIPEMDNPIELLALQIKERRKHGKLHDIVLVAEGVGKVQDIEAALKERITTEVRSVVLGHVQRGGTPSGFDRMLATRMGAKAIEILENDEGGVMVGLENNKLVTHPISYAWDGERNYSINDDYELALTLAK
- the recR gene encoding recombinase RecR; translation: MATKSLERLIDEFNKLPGIGRKSATRLAFHILEMSEEQVEKFSEAMKEVKKTIKKCPVCGDFCENDLCNICADETRDKDIVCVVEDSRDIISFEKTGKYNGTYHVLNGKIAPLNGMTPDRLNIKSLLERVAATDINEIILALNPDLEGETTSLYLTKLLKPFGVKITKIASGIPIGGNIEFADTATISKALDGRHEV
- a CDS encoding GTP-binding protein, translated to MTETPRGNRIHIAIFGRTNAGKSSLINCITNQKISLVSEMKGTTTDPVYKAMELLPIGPVVFIDTAGIDDTSAIGALRIEKTIEILDKMDIAVFVVAAETILENQTLSFEQEWIEKIKAKKKPVIAVLNKVDIISEKEKFENRIAEAEKRLELNFIQISSENGVNIDRLKKEIIEKSPKFIEGETLIGDKIKTGDKILLVAPQDIQAPKGRLILPQVQVLRDILDFGGIPVMTTLGQLDEALKIFDGKPDLVITDSQVFKMVDEKLDRSIPLTSFSIIMARSKGDLKTLYAGAKKINELKSGDKVLIAEACTHHQLKGDIAREKIPMLLKKKIPGIIIENCSGKDFPKDLEKYSLVIHCGSCMLNRAETMSRIERCSEITNFGLIIAELTGILDRVVEIFELKR